The following are encoded in a window of Fusarium oxysporum f. sp. lycopersici 4287 chromosome 5, whole genome shotgun sequence genomic DNA:
- a CDS encoding sarcosine oxidase: protein MEQYDVAVVGLGALGSAAAYQASIKGAKVVGFEQFELGHVRGASHDTSRIVRTSYGAPEFVALARSAYKDWAELERRSGMKMLTITGGVVFLPQKGPTPSSDFTTSLDANGVPYEVLTPEETNKRWPGFNVPQGVDTVFTPDSGIVHAAKAVMTLQFQARFNGAVLKENTRVEAVTPQPSGGVTIETSQGVYHARKVIIAADAWTNKLLKPLGVELPITVMQEQVTYFKPSHEHEAQFANDKFPVWIWGGEKWFYGFPLYGEPALKAGQDAGRNDMNPEERTWRPSERLSNELNGFLDRLIPKRGDELRTVTCQYTITPDRQFIISELEKHKDVILALGNAHAFKFAPAIGRVTAELALDGKTTDDISKFGFPKTTPSKL from the coding sequence ATGGAACAATACGACGTCGCCGTAGTTGGTCTCGGTGCCCTTGGCAGCGCCGCAGCTTATCAAGCTTCCATCAAAGGCGCCAAAGTTGTTGGCTTCGAGCAATTCGAACTGGGCCACGTTCGCGGCGCTTCGCACGATACTTCACGTATTGTCAGAACCTCATATGGGGCCCCTGAGTTCGTCGCCCTCGCTCGGTCAGCTTATAAAGACTGGGCGGAGCTGGAGAGGCGGTCGGGAATGAAGATGCTGACTATCACGGGAGGTGTCGTCTTTCTCCCACAGAAGGGGCCGACGCCATCTAGTGACTTTACTACTAGTCTCGATGCAAACGGCGTCCCCTATGAGGTTCTCACGCCCGAGGAGACCAACAAAAGATGGCCTGGGTTCAATGTTCCTCAGGGCGTTGATACCGTCTTCACCCCTGATTCGGGCATTGTTCACGCCGCAAAGGCCGTCATGACGCTCCAGTTCCAGGCTCGCTTCAACGGCGCCGTTCTCAAGGAGAACACACGCGTCGAGGCTGTGACGCCCCAACCCAGCGGCGGCGTAACGATTGAGACTTCTCAAGGTGTCTATCACGCTCGCAAGGTCATCATTGCTGCTGATGCATGGACgaacaagctcctcaagcCACTCGGCGTTGAGCTCCCCATCACCGTCATGCAGGAGCAGGTAACCTACTTCAAGCCCTCTCACGAGCATGAAGCACAGTTTGCAAACGACAAGTTCCCCGTTTGGATCTGGGGAGGTGAGAAGTGGTTCTATGGCTTTCCTCTCTACGGCGAGCCCGCGCTCAAGGCTGGTCAAGACGCTGGAAGAAACGACATGAATCCTGAAGAGCGTACATGGCGGCCCTCGGAGAGATTGAGCAACGAGCTCAACGGATTTCTGGATAGGCTTATTCCCAAGCGAGGCGATGAGTTGAGAACCGTCACCTGCCAATACACAATCACGCCTGATCGACAGTTTATCATCAGCGAGTTAGAGAAGCACAAGGATGTTATTCTCGCTCTCGGTAACGCACATGCCTTCAAGTTTGCTCCCGCCATCGGTCGAGTTACTGCTGAGCTTGCATTGGATGGGAAGACGACTGATGATATCTCAAAGTTTGGGTTTCCCAAGACAACACCCAGCAAACTGTAG